One window of Triticum dicoccoides isolate Atlit2015 ecotype Zavitan chromosome 5A, WEW_v2.0, whole genome shotgun sequence genomic DNA carries:
- the LOC119298101 gene encoding protein PELPK1-like, whose protein sequence is MASNASLLAVIMACTLLSGSHGARHLADTTPAAAPPAAATVPGLPAVPTMPTLPPMSAMPTVPVVTVPAMPTLPTVTVPQVTLPPMPAVPSVPKVTMPPMPAIVVPKVTMAPMPAVTVPKVTVPPMPAIPSMPKVTLPPMPSIPTVNVPMPFLAPPPSA, encoded by the coding sequence ATGGCTTCCAATGCGAGCTTGTTGGCCGTGATCATGGCGTGCACGCTCCTCAGTGGAAGCCACGGTGCACGACACTTGGCCGACACCACCCCGGCGGCTGCCCCACCCGCTGCGGCTACTGTCCCTGGCCTCCCGGCCGTGCCTACCATGCCGACCCTACCACCGATGTCGGCTATGCCAACGGTTCCGGTCGTGACAGTGCCAGCTATGCCGACGCTGCCCACGGTGACCGTGCCGCAGGTGACACTGCCTCCTATGCCTGCTGTTCCTTCTGTGCCCAAGGTGACCATGCCTCCGATGCCCGCCATCGTCGTGCCCAAGGTGACCATGGCGCCGATGCCCGCCGTCACTGTACCTAAGGTGACGGTGCCACCGATGCCCGCCATTCCTTCCATGCCCAAGGTGACACTGCCGCCGATGCCTTCTATCCCAACCGTCAACGTGCCTATGCCATTCCTGGCGCCGCCTCCATCAGCATAG
- the LOC119298102 gene encoding protein app1-like: MASNASLLAVIMACTILGGHTCHGARHLADTTPAAAPPAAAAVPGLPAVPTMPTLSPMPAMPTVPAVTVPAMPTVPALTVPQVTLPPMPAVPSVPKVTMPPMPAIFVPKVTMVPMPAIVVPKVTVPPMPAIPSMPKVTLPPMPSIPTVNVPMPFLAPPPSA; the protein is encoded by the coding sequence ATGGCTTCCAATGCGAGCTTGTTGGCCGTGATCATGGCGTGCACCATCCTCGGCGGCCACACGTGCCACGGCGCACGCCACCTGGCCGACACCACGCCGGCGGCTGCCCCACCCGCTGCGGCTGCTGTCCCTGGCCTCCCGGCCGTGCCTACCATGCCGACCCTGTCACCGATGCCGGCTATGCCAACGGTTCCGGCCGTGACAGTGCCAGCTATGCCGACGGTGCCTGCGCTGACCGTGCCGCAGGTGACACTACCTCCTATGCCTGCTGTTCCTTCCGTGCCCAAGGTGACCATGCCTCCGATGCCCGCCATCTTTGTGCCCAAGGTGACCATGGTGCCGATGCCCGCCATCGTTGTGCCTAAGGTGACGGTGCCACCGATGCCCGCTATTCCTTCCATGCCCAAGGTGACACTGCCGCCGATGCCTTCTATCCCAACCGTCAACGTGCCTATGCCGTTCCTGGCGCCGCCTCCATCAGCATAG